In Ciona intestinalis chromosome 11, KH, whole genome shotgun sequence, the DNA window TTTAGTAATTGCGCACATATAGGAAATACACACGCAGTTCAGATCTCAgttggaatttttttatagttttcaataaattgaatttgTAGCTAAAATGCCCTTATCATAATCCATCCAACCACGTGATTGCACATgctaataatgttttaatgtgCGCAACGCAGTGAGCGCAGTACCACATGCGCAGTCCTATATGTGCGCAGTTACAATACAATCGTTCGCAAACATGATCCAACCAAGATAGCTACGTATGTCTGCAAGCATTGCGCATTCAAATGCGTTGAATATTTACACTTTGCATTTCATGCATCGCTGGTTACGTTGGTCAGTTGGCTATAAGTGTTTATACGgcaggtggggtaagatggccctcttttcattcgattttatcgtctcatttggtaataaatttatttacagaaaattATTTACAGCAAGCAATATGTAACCATATCCTCTCGactttaaaatagcgttgttaattgtttaaaacacgattaggaaatttgGGACATTATATGCCAACcatattcatcttaccccacactactatacacAACGAAACTTCTATGGGACCATATATCATAAACAACAACATGAACAACGTAAAACTAGTTAAATAACAAACTGAAGTGTTattagtattatatataatttgtatGTAAACCATAACGATCTGCTCGTCTTCTGTGGTTGCTGTTGTAAGATCTTCCGTGTGCGCTGTTAACATCTGGTTTAGTGTTTCAGTAATGCCTTCTTGAAGCTCTGATTCGCCTCTGCTGTTGGTAGATACAAAGAGAAAGGCAAATGCCGATGACTTGCAAGGCGGCAAGGCCAAAGCAAGCTGATATGAGATAGTATAAAGTCTGTCCTTCGCTGCCGAACATTACGGCTACACATCCTTGCGTGTTAATGTTCACAATATCCGCTTGTTCGCCACAATAACAAACTCCGTCCGGCGATCTGTTTTCGGACAATGTTTCGTTGCCGCTAGACGACGCGAGAGAGCTCTTACAGCAACTACTGGGCACGGAACTGAAGTTGTCTCCTCTTGCTCTTGTAATGATGCCGTTACATTGCTCTGTGTTATCTCGCCATGTAGTATTAAACCATTCTGTGTAGGAATACACTCCGCAACACTGGAGGTCTATTTGTGCTTTATCCATCAATGCTTGATttgaactaaaaaataaagaaaatgtaaataaggGGACACCCGGATTTGAACCAGGGACCTCTCGATCTGCAGTCGAATGctctaccactgagctataTCCCCTCACGATTTCTGATGTCCTATAACAGGTATTCGAGTATTGCCTCGAACCATTCATACGTCACAATTATAGGAGTCACGCCGtaattatacaaacaaacgAACCGGATAAAGGCCTCACGATTGTGCCGATGAATACTGAACAATGTAATGGCTGGCGACAACAAGGGTATAATGAGCGCTACAGTTTCCACCagtaattaaatttatgcatactgtttatatttggccataactttttcttttctgtGCCAAACAGCATGTTtacacaatatattaaaacacgaaACGTTAAGACTACGCGCAAACGACCCGCCTATACTGCCTACAGCTAAATACacaagttttgtttaacattttggTTTCTTGCCATCATTTGTACACATTAATTGACTTCGGACAAAATCTGTAgcagaatatatataatatgcgATCACAGATGTGTTAGAATAACTATCGTCCCGCCACGCGGGCCTAAATAAGGCATTCATTGTAACATTGATTGATTGATTCGTTTGTGAATATGCAGCAACGCTCAGTAATACACGTATTAAATCAGAACTATATTCATAGAATATACAGTGgagttggggaagatgggacatattttccttttattttttcgtcccacttagtagtaaacaaagacttaaagaattataaaaactatatccccacgacttccatagaccgttgctaattgtttaaaacataatcagaatatttggatattgtgtgctatacaagtgtccaatcttcccccaccctattactGCATCTCAGCTTTTCAAAACTCACCTGTAATAGTTTTGCATGGTTTGTCGGAACCCAACTTCAAACGAATCTCGTATTTGGTTGATATATATGATTGAGAGTATCCCCCCAGCTATTTCGACAAGGAAAATAACACCAAGCAAACAGCCATACGTATTCACCATGCATTTATTATCTGCATCGGAATATGGTTGATAAAAATTAAGGTTTAGTTAAATTTCATGTTTAGACTaatatatactaaaatatattctattcGTTTtctaaaaagtataaataatttcATATATCAATTTAAGTTAGGTCTATATATGGAAACGAAAAATATACGCAATATagcagtcgttatacacaACTTTAAACGGTACTGTTTCGGTATAGAGTCATAAAAATGCGTTTATTAACCAAGCATGATGTACGGggtttttatatgaaataattaaaatttgcagACAATTTCACTCATAACCCGATGGCacgttaatttaaaactgtcaaGGCAAAAAAACTCCAATCGTACCATAAACGACATTACGCTAAGAAACTAAGAATGAGAGCCAGGTTTGGCCAATCACCCCAAAAGACACAGTATCTTATTCTATTGGCTTTTGCTTTACCACAACACACGTTCATAGCTTACTTTTGAACGCCGATACAAATCCAAACAACCCAGATATTATAATGAATCCACCACTTGCGCATAGGACGATAGGGGTCATCGAAAGGTCAACCATGGGTGTCAGTTTGTTGTATTCGCTCAACGTCATCTAGGTTAATAATGGTCTATTATTACGTAGATAATGTAGGTTTTTACGTAAAGGCATGCTAATATTttaggtggggtaagatggtttatgttttatactcTGCTATCGTAgcaaacaaagatcattcagaGAATTGTATCACCGTATCCTAGCggctctaaaatagcgttgttaattgttataaagATTACGTCATAcagtatattatgtgttaacagTGTGTATGTTACTCCACAGTAGTATATATGTGTGAGTCGTAAGGGGGAtatagctcagtggtagagCATTCGACTGCAGATCGAGAGGTCCCTGGTTCAATTCCGGGTGTCCCcttcttttaattttagtttgctTTGAATCTGCGTTACTATGTAGTTATCATTCtaattataattctttatacTTGCCCATTTATTACACACATGAATATAGGTATGGCAGACTagcttttttcatttattctaaCGTTAACTTCGTGTTCAATAAACTTCGTGCGGAACTAATGAAATATGGTCAGCAGGGGcataattgtgttttgttaacaTAAAACAGCAATGTTATTTCAAACGGTTGatgtaatacaaatataaataaaacatcgtcgaataaaatgtatagtagggtggggaaagatgggacacctttttattccattttcttgttcgatttggcagtaaacaatgaattataaaccttatcctgacgactcccatggaccgttgttaattgtttaaaaccctattaggatatttaaatattatgtgctaaatgtgtcccgtcttttcccataatactatatatcgttagcacatataatatcgAATATTTCCCTAGCTAGAAGTTGGTTGGTTGATCTTGTAACGAAACGTAAATGTATGGCCGACCATATATTTCATTCGTTCCGCACGAAGTTTATTGAACACATATAGTTAACATTAGAATAAACCGAACAAGTAACGAAACGTAAATGTATAGCCGACCATATATTTCATTCGTTCCGCACGAAGTTTATTGAACACATATAGTTAACATTAGAATAAACCGAACAAGTAACGAAACGTAAATGTATAGCCGACCATATATTTCATTCGTTCCGCACGAAGTTTATTGAACACACACATATAGTTAACATTAGAATAAACCGAACAAAGCTAGTTAGTCACACCTTTATTCAAGTGTATAACAAAGGGAATAACAAAGGGAAGTATAATGAATTGTGATAACGAATAATAAGTATACAGTAATGTAAATTCAAAGCAAACTGAAATCAAAAGAAGGGGACACCCGGATTTGAACCAGGGACCTCTCGATCTGCAGTCGAATGctctaccactgagctataTCCCCGCACATCGGTTCGTGTTGAAACAGCGAACAGGTGAAACTCGCTCTTGCCGCGACATCGTGTTTAAGTTCGGAGTGTTTAACCAGaggtttaactttatttgttgatAATTACGATCTTGTAAGAAAATCAATTACTGAAGACCTATATTATTGAGTGACAATACCCACAGAATTACGTATACCGAGATACTTCATAAATTTATAACGATCTTTTTGGGTCTAAAATTATAAGCTTTTTGAACACAACCCCTTTATGGGTAAACGCCCCAGTTTCACCCCGAACCAAGTTACTTCATGCTTCACTGAACTTGCGGAAGATCATTTCTGCTTGATGCTAGAGTCGCTATTGTTAGTGAGTTGATAAAATCTCTTTGTGTCCTGGGGGTATCAATACCACCGTAGACAGATAGGATTTCAATGTTATAAGCCTCTGACAGTTCCGGGTTACAAACGAACACGATATAGCGGATAATGGctcatgttttatattattttatcatcccatttggcagttaacaaagaatatttacagaattttataaccgtatccccacaacTCTAAAAtggcgttgttgattgtttaaaacacgattagaaaacataggctattatgtgctaacggccgggtatccatcttaccccacactaatatatagaaaaaaaataaatttatcaaGGTCACACTgaaatctggcaacactgttaaaCAGCCACGCGTGTAAACTTACAACGCTCACTATCCATTACAGTGTAATTACCTTAACACAATAGAGACGTAACGAGTGCCAAATAAATATACGAAACAATTAGTCACGCGTCCTGGTCCTAATAAGTCGCCATTTATTGCAAATTCTTTATAAATCATCGCAGTTGTGTTATGTTACAAAACACATGTATGACGTAATCTAAATTTTTGCCTGATTTTTAACCGCGTGGGCTACATACGAAAATTTCCTTCAGGTATGCCAACTATTTAGGGCAAGTCACTTCCGCTCGGAATTTCCGGGCGAATGACCGCACGAAGTAAATATAATGATTGTTGgttttaatataacttattaaaaatcaCAGCAAAGAGACGATATCgtgatgttaaaataataacagacAGTCAAACAATCGTGTAATGACAAACACAGCCAACGCATTTTACAATCGTAGTAGAGTAGTAGACCGTCAGAACATCAACGATATATTTGTATCGGGATCTCAAGTGATCCTCAGCCAGCGTTCATACACTCAACTCACCAAAGCGTAAATTCCAGTTGCCAGAAAGACGACCCCAGTGCATAAGAACAACACAGTAAATATGACAAGAAGGATTTTAAGACATGACAGAATCCGGTAACTCTTGGCAGACGAAGCCATTGtgattcaaattaaaaaatcctaaTTACCCCTATACCACcgataaacataaaacattgtaaaatattgcACGCATCTAGCTACAGCACTATACGCGCTGGGCTATACCTATAAAACGTTGCCATTATTCTGCGatacattaaatttaagttaaaaccgCCGTTATATACATTAGCTTCCAGGTTCTTGCGCcgtgtatatttatttaaccctCGCTTAAAAACCTTACTAGACAGAAGCTCGTACTTCGTTGACTTCATGTTTTACCAATTAGGGGCCACTTCTTCACCTTTCAAACCTAACAACAGCAGTAGGCTTTGCTATGGTCACGGTTCGTTTGCTACTGTGGGCTTACCCGTAGAGAAAAAATCAAAGAGTTTCTTTTCAGTATTGCGTAAACAGAATTTTCTTTGCTGAAGTTAAAGCCTCTGGCGTAGCGTTAGCGAAGATCGGCGTAACAAATTACGTTATTCGGTTAAAACAACGTGATGTATATAAAAgacaatgttatattttattt includes these proteins:
- the LOC104266189 gene encoding CD63 antigen-like, with protein sequence MASSAKSYRILSCLKILLVIFTVLFLCTGVVFLATGIYALMTLSEYNKLTPMVDLSMTPIVLCASGGFIIISGLFGFVSAFKNNKCMVNTYGCLLGVIFLVEIAGGILSIIYINQIRDSFEVGFRQTMQNYYSSNQALMDKAQIDLQCCGVYSYTEWFNTTWRDNTEQCNGIITRARGDNFSSVPSSCCKSSLASSSGNETLSENRSPDGVCYCGEQADIVNINTQGCVAVMFGSEGQTLYYLISACFGLAALQVIGICLSLCIYQQQRRIRASRRHY